A part of Chanos chanos chromosome 9, fChaCha1.1, whole genome shotgun sequence genomic DNA contains:
- the LOC115820022 gene encoding trypsin-2-like — MRSLVFLVLLGAAFAFEDDKIVGGYECKRHSQPWQVSLNAGYHFCGGSLINQNWVVSAAHCYKSRIEVRLGEHHIQLNDGTEQFIDSSRVIRHPDYNSRTIDNDIMLIKLSTPATLNSYVQPVALPSSCAPAGTRCTVSGWGNTMSTTDDRNKLQCLEIPILSFTDCNNSYPGMITDAMFCAGYLEGGKDSCQGDSGGPVVCNGELQGVVSWGYGCAEKNHPGVYAKVCIFNQWIDQTMANN; from the exons ATGAGGTCTCTGGTCTTCCTTGTGCTCCTGGGAGCAGCTT ttgctTTCGAGGATGACAAGATTGTTGGAGGATACGAGTGTAAGCGTCACTCCCAGCCCTGGCAGGTGTCTCTGAATGCTGGGTACCACTTCTGCGGTGGCTCCCTGATCAACCAGAACTGGGTTGTGTCTGCCGCTCACTGCTACAAATC TCGTATTGAGGTGCGTTTGGGCGAGCACCACATTCAGCTCAATGACGGCACAGAGCAGTTCATCGATTCTTCTCGCGTCATCCGTCACCCCGATTACAACTCTCGGACCATTGACAATGACATTATGCTGATCAAGCTGAGCACCCCAGCCACTTTGAACTCGTACGTGCAGCCCGTGGCCCTGCCCAGTAGCTGTGCCCCTGCTGGCACCAGGTGCACCGTCTCCGGTTGGGGAAACACCATGAGCACCA CTGACGATCGGAACAAGCTGCAGTGTCTGGAGATCCCCATCCTGTCTTTCACTGACTGTAACAACTCCTACCCCGGTATGATCACTGATGCCATGTTCTGCGCTGGATACCTGGAGGGAGGCAAGGACTCATGCCAG GGTGACTCTGGTGGCCCTGTTGTGTGCAACGGTGAGCTGCAGGGTGTTGTGTCCTGGGGCTACGGCTGCGCTGAGAAGAACCATCCTGGCGTCTACGCCAAG GTCTGTATCTTCAATCAGTGGATTGACCAGACCATGGCAAACAACTAA
- the LOC115820024 gene encoding trypsin-2, producing the protein MRSLVFLVLLGAAFAFEDDKIVGGYECARYSQPWQVSLNAGYHFCGGSVINENWVVSAAHCYKSRVQVRMGEHNIALNEGTEQYIYSSRVIRHPNYDSWNIDNDIMLIKLSSPVSFNQYVQPVALPSSCAPAGTMCTVSGWGNTMSAADDPDKLQCLEIPILSDRDCDKSYPGMITDAMFCAGYLEGGKDSCQGDSGGPVVCNGELQGIVSWGYGCAEKNHPGVYAKVCLFNQWIADTMASN; encoded by the exons ATGAGGTCTCTGGTCTTCCTTGTGCTCCTGGGAGCAGCTT ttgctTTCGAGGATGACAAGATTGTTGGAGGATATGAGTGTGCTCGCTATTCCCAGCCCTGGCAGGTGTCTCTGAATGCTGGGTACCACTTCTGCGGTGGCTCCGTGATCAATGAGAACTGGGTTGTGTCTGCTGCTCACTGCTACAAATC CCGTGTCCAGGTGCGTATGGGCGAGCACAACATTGCCCTCAACGAAGGCACAGAGCAGTACATCTATTCCTCTCGTGTCATCCGTCACCCCAACTACGACTCCTGGAACATTGACAACGACATCATGCTGATCAAGCTGAGCAGTCCTGTCAGCTTCAATCAATACGTCCAGCCTGTGGCCCTGCCCAGTAGCTGTGCCCCTGCTGGCACAATGTGCACAGTTTCTGGCTGGGGAAACACCATGAGTGCAG CCGATGACCCTGACAAGCTGCAGTGCCTGGAGATCCCCATCCTGTCTGATCGTGACTGTGACAAGTCCTACCCTGGTATGATCACTGATGCCATGTTCTGTGCTGGATACCTGGAGGGAGGCAAGGACTCTTGCCAGGGTGACTCTGGTGGCCCCGTTGTGTGCAACGGTGAGCTGCAGGGTATTGTCTCCTGGGGCTACGGCTGTGCTGAGAAGAACCACCCTGGAGTCTACGCCAAG GTCTGCCTGTTCAACCAATGGATCGCTGACACTATGGCCAGCAACTGA
- the LOC115820025 gene encoding trypsin-2, with product MRSLVFLVLLGAAFAFEDDKIVGGYECARYSQPWQVSLNVGYHFCGGSVINENWVVSAAHCYQSRIQVRLGEHNIALNEGTEQYIYSSRVIRNPYYNSWTLDNDIMLIKLSSPVSFNQYVQPVALPSSCAPAGTRCTVSGWGNTMSATDDSDKLQCLEIPILSDRDCDNSYPGMITDAMFCAGYLEGGKDSCQGDSGGPVVCNGELQGVVSWGYGCAEKNHPGVYARVCRFNQWIADTMASN from the exons ATGAGGTCTCTGGTCTTCCTTGTGCTCCTGGGAGCAGCTT ttgctTTCGAGGATGACAAGATTGTTGGAGGATACGAGTGTGCTCGCTATTCCCAGCCCTGGCAGGTGTCTCTGAATGTCGGATACCACTTCTGCGGTGGCTCCGTGATCAATGAGAACTGGGTTGTGTCTGCTGCTCACTGCTACCAATC CCGTATCCAGGTGCGTTTGGGCGAGCACAACATTGCCCTCAACGAAGGCACAGAGCAGTACATCTATTCCTCTCGTGTCATCCGTAACCCCTACTACAACTCCTGGACTCTTGACAACGACATCATGCTGATCAAGCTGAGCAGTCCTGTCAGCTTCAATCAATACGTCCAGCCTGTGGCCCTGCCCAGTAGCTGTGCCCCTGCTGGCACAAGGTGCACAGTTTCTGGCTGGGGAAACACCATGAGCGCCA CCGATGACTCTGATAAGCTGCAGTGCCTGGAGATCCCCATCCTGTCCGATCGTGACTGTGACAACTCCTACCCTGGCATGATCACCGACGCCATGTTCTGCGCCGGATACCTGGAGGGAGGCAAGGACTCTTGCCAGGGTGACTCTGGTGGCCCCGTTGTGTGCAACGGTGAGCTGCAGGGTGTTGTGTCCTGGGGCTACGGCTGTGCTGAGAAGAACCACCCTGGAGTCTACGCCAGG GTCTGCCGGTTCAACCAATGGATCGCTGACACTATGGCCAGCAACTGA
- the mrpl17 gene encoding large ribosomal subunit protein bL17m produces MRLSFRALISHGRVARRMGLGPESRINMLRCILTGLVRHERIETTRARADEVRFYAEKLIDYAKKGDTDEKSMRMADFWLTEKDLIPKLFKVLAPRFENQSTGYTRMARIPNRKNLDRAQMAVLEYKGNPFPPLFPEKRVSEFSLINQLLKGYREEKAQVAATKTDSQTP; encoded by the exons ATGAGACTCAGCTTTCGAGCTCTCATATCCCATGGCCGGGTGGCCCGTCGAATGGGTCTTGGACCCGAGTCCAGAATCAACATGCTTCGGTGCATTCTGACTGGTTTGGTTCGACACGAGCGGATTGAGACAACCCGGGCTCGAGCTGATGAGGTTCGGTTTTACGCCGAGAAG TTAATCGACTACGCCAAAAAGGGAGATACCGATGAAAAATCCATGAGAATGGCGGACTTCTGGCTCACA GAGAAAGACCTGATCCCAAAGCTCTTTAAAGTTCTGGCACCAAGATTCGAAAACCAGTCGACTGGATACACACGCATGGCCCGGATCCCCAATCGAAAGAACCTTGATCGAGCGCAAATGGCCGTACTGGAGTACAAGGGCAACCCTTTCCCACCGCTGTTTCCCGAGAAACGTGTTAGCGAATTCAGTTTGATCAACCAACTCCTGAAAGGTTACAGGGAAGAAAAAGCACAGGTAGCTGCTACTAAAACTGACTCCCAGACTCCCTGA